One Perca flavescens isolate YP-PL-M2 chromosome 14, PFLA_1.0, whole genome shotgun sequence genomic window carries:
- the LOC114568547 gene encoding platelet glycoprotein Ib alpha chain-like: MRDSPRSALRKDHTRKLHKLKAVGFYPLLLVAKQGKKKFKAQLLHLEEQPSRETMKAFATIKGVFETFLNLPKPAASTYLTPYPSTPTLAPTTLTLPPPTLMTPTLIPPTITTLPPPAISTLTLPSSALNLSPLTTPTLQTLTTSNLPTLTTHILPPPTLTTHILPTPTLTTPTLPTLTTHILPTPTLTTPTLPTLTTHILPTPTLTTPTLPTLTTPTLPPPLLTPTLPPPTLLTPTLPPPLLTPTLPTLTTPTLPPPLLTPTLPTLTTPTLPPPLLTPTLPTLTLLLPPCQPLSPLYLEIFDGNVLRERHKKVGI, translated from the exons TTACATAAATTGAAAGCAGTGGGGTTCTACCCCCTGCTCCTGGTGGCGAAGCAGGGGAAGAAGAAGTTTAAGGCCCAGCTGCTCCACCTGGAAGAGCAGCCATCCAGGGAGACGATGAAGGCATTTGCCACAATTAAAGGGGTCTTCGAGACCTTCCTCAACT TGCCTAAGCCTGCTGCATCCACCTATCTTACACCTTACCCCAGCACTCCCACCCTGGCTCCCACTACCCTCACCCTACCTCCACCAACCCTCATGACTCCCACCCTGATTCCCCCAACCATCACCACCCTGCCTCCCCCTGCAATTTCTACTCTCACCCTGCCTTCCTCTGCCCTCAACCTGTCTCCCCTCACCACTCCCACCTTACAAACCCTCACCACTTCCAATCTGCCTACCCTCACCACTCACATCCTACCTCCTCCTACCCTCACCACTCACATCCTACCTACTCCTACCCTCACCACTCCCACCCTACCTACCCTCACCACTCACATCCTACCTACTCCTACCCTCACCACTCCCACCCTACCTACCCTCACCACTCACATCCTACCTACTCCTACCCTCACCACTCCCACCCTACCTACCCTCACCACTCCCACCCTACCTCCTCCCCTTCTCACTCCCACCCTACCTCCTCCTACCCTTCTCACTCCCACCCTACCTCCTCCCCTTCTCACTCCCACCCTACCTACCCTCACCACTCCCACCCTACCTCCTCCCCTTCTCACTCCCACCCTACCTACCCTCACCACTCCCACCCTACCTCCTCCCCTTCTCACTCCCACCCTACCTACCCTCACCTTGCTACTCCCACCCTGCCAGCCACTGTCACCACTTTACCTGGAAATTTTTGATGGGAATGTCCTTCGTGAAAGACATAAAAAGGTTGGTATCTGA